The following proteins are encoded in a genomic region of Bernardetia sp. MNP-M8:
- a CDS encoding MoxR family ATPase — MTADNQELRAKIEQVYTEMGKVVVGQRYMVNRLLIGLFTQGHVLLEGVPGLAKTLTVNTLAKVLDLGFQRIQFTPDLLPADLIGTMIYNQTRGEFEVKKGPIFSNIILADEINRSPAKVQAALLEAMQERQVTIGETTFKLDKPFLVLATQNPVDQEGTYPLPEAQVDRFMMKVFITYPDKKSELEIMRRMANTNYKEEVNPVLSSDEVFAIREAINQVKMNEQLEEYVVELIFASRFPKDYGLKEEAKYVQFGVSPRAGIALNRAAKAMAFMEGRDYVIPEDIKEVIYDIFGHRIILNFEAEAEGITTRNIIDGILQKVAINKV, encoded by the coding sequence ATGACTGCTGATAATCAAGAGCTTAGAGCTAAAATAGAACAGGTTTATACAGAAATGGGAAAAGTTGTCGTGGGACAGCGTTATATGGTCAATCGTCTTTTGATTGGACTTTTTACACAAGGACACGTACTTTTAGAAGGTGTACCAGGTCTTGCCAAAACTTTGACTGTCAATACACTAGCAAAAGTATTGGATTTAGGCTTCCAACGTATTCAGTTTACGCCAGACCTTTTGCCTGCTGACCTTATCGGAACAATGATTTATAATCAAACAAGAGGAGAATTTGAGGTAAAAAAAGGACCTATTTTTTCAAATATCATTCTTGCTGATGAAATCAACCGTTCTCCTGCCAAAGTACAGGCTGCACTTTTGGAGGCGATGCAAGAAAGGCAAGTTACGATTGGAGAAACTACTTTTAAGTTGGATAAACCATTTTTGGTATTGGCAACACAGAATCCAGTCGACCAAGAAGGAACATATCCTCTTCCAGAAGCACAAGTCGATCGTTTTATGATGAAGGTTTTTATTACTTATCCTGATAAAAAATCGGAATTAGAAATTATGCGTCGTATGGCAAATACGAATTATAAAGAAGAAGTAAATCCAGTTCTGTCTAGTGATGAAGTTTTTGCTATTCGTGAAGCTATCAATCAAGTAAAAATGAACGAGCAGCTTGAAGAATATGTAGTCGAACTTATCTTTGCTAGTCGTTTTCCTAAAGATTATGGCTTGAAAGAAGAAGCAAAATATGTTCAGTTTGGTGTTTCACCTCGTGCAGGTATTGCTCTTAATCGTGCTGCAAAAGCAATGGCATTTATGGAAGGAAGAGATTATGTAATTCCAGAAGACATCAAAGAAGTAATTTATGATATTTTCGGACACCGTATTATTCTAAACTTTGAAGCCGAAGCAGAAGGAATAACTACAAGAAATATCATTGATGGAATCTTGCAGAAAGTAGCTATTAATAAAGTGTAA
- a CDS encoding ATP-binding protein — protein MNKLKTVLRLIVYGDDNRQYPDTYFEEQSYQCARLLPLVSLVFSFIWIGYIPLDAELYPNVNGIFYLRIGLSVVSFIAFGLYWIPFFRKKAIYLMSVLGAYALISTAIITGLTRGNPSYMGGYCMVLVASLFVPLRIYVYYLALTLSVICFFITLLLLEVNIMQDISKYSLNDLVSAIILAFVFAFLVDRDRHSYYKKSKDREQQRKKIQIQTLTIQESNKVLQLSEEELKRNLEELKATQEQLKKQKTEVENAYKELQFTQEQLIQSEKLASLGQLIANIAHEINTPLGAIRSSADSIENILLETLPNLSNFLKKLDDNTVAVFNEFVEKSSQKTDLLSTREQRIVKYELIDELENLGFENVEEYADLIADLNMHEEKKLIKILLQTQNKEEVFETAYQLSTVIRSNQTIKEATKRAAKTVFALKNFARQDHSEEKSNVDINQSLETTLILYHNQIKQGIDINRILDYVPIFLGYPDELLQVWTNLIHNAIQAMKGKGELIVSTKTIEKQGKKMVLVSIQDTGSGIPIKIQDRVFDAFFTTKPIGEGSGLGLDITRKIIDKHDGKIWFETEEGIGTTFFIEIPLLLESV, from the coding sequence ATGAATAAACTAAAAACAGTATTGCGTCTTATTGTTTATGGAGATGATAATAGACAATATCCAGATACTTATTTTGAAGAACAAAGTTACCAATGTGCAAGGCTGTTGCCACTTGTTAGTTTAGTTTTTAGTTTTATTTGGATAGGTTATATTCCTTTAGATGCAGAATTGTATCCAAATGTAAATGGAATTTTTTACCTCCGAATAGGCTTATCTGTAGTTAGCTTTATTGCTTTTGGATTGTATTGGATTCCGTTTTTTAGAAAAAAAGCTATTTATTTGATGAGTGTATTAGGAGCATATGCTCTTATCAGTACAGCTATTATTACAGGTCTTACAAGAGGCAATCCTTCTTATATGGGAGGTTATTGTATGGTTTTGGTGGCTTCTTTGTTTGTTCCTCTTCGCATATATGTGTATTATCTTGCTCTGACCTTATCTGTAATTTGCTTCTTTATCACTTTATTGTTGTTAGAGGTTAATATTATGCAGGATATTTCAAAATATAGCCTCAACGACTTAGTAAGTGCTATCATCTTAGCTTTTGTATTTGCTTTTTTAGTAGATAGAGACCGACATTCATATTACAAAAAATCTAAAGACAGAGAGCAACAACGCAAAAAAATACAAATACAAACATTGACTATTCAAGAAAGTAACAAAGTATTACAATTATCTGAAGAAGAATTAAAGCGAAATTTAGAAGAACTAAAAGCTACTCAAGAACAACTAAAAAAACAAAAAACAGAAGTAGAAAACGCATATAAAGAACTTCAATTTACTCAAGAACAACTTATCCAGTCCGAAAAACTTGCCAGCTTAGGACAGCTCATTGCAAATATTGCACACGAGATAAACACACCCTTAGGAGCAATTCGTTCTTCGGCTGATAGCATTGAAAATATTCTATTAGAAACTCTTCCCAATCTATCTAATTTTCTCAAAAAATTAGATGATAATACAGTAGCTGTATTTAATGAGTTTGTCGAAAAATCTTCCCAAAAGACGGATTTACTTTCTACACGAGAACAGCGAATTGTAAAATATGAATTGATAGATGAATTAGAAAATCTAGGTTTTGAGAATGTAGAAGAATATGCTGATTTGATTGCTGATTTGAACATGCACGAAGAGAAAAAGTTAATTAAAATATTACTTCAAACTCAAAATAAAGAAGAAGTTTTCGAAACTGCATATCAACTTTCTACAGTTATCAGAAGCAACCAAACCATAAAGGAAGCCACTAAACGAGCTGCAAAAACAGTGTTTGCTCTCAAAAATTTTGCACGACAAGATCATTCAGAAGAAAAATCAAATGTTGATATCAATCAAAGTTTAGAAACGACACTAATATTATATCATAATCAAATTAAACAGGGAATTGATATAAATCGAATCTTAGATTATGTACCTATTTTTTTAGGATACCCAGATGAACTTTTGCAAGTATGGACAAATCTTATTCATAATGCTATTCAAGCTATGAAAGGCAAAGGAGAATTGATTGTTTCTACCAAAACTATCGAAAAACAAGGCAAGAAAATGGTTTTGGTTTCTATTCAAGATACAGGAAGTGGAATTCCAATAAAAATTCAAGATAGAGTATTTGATGCTTTCTTTACTACCAAACCGATAGGAGAAGGAAGTGGCTTGGGTTTAGATATTACACGAAAAATAATAGATAAACATGATGGAAAAATTTGGTTTGAAACAGAAGAAGGAATTGGAACTACTTTTTTTATTGAAATTCCTCTACTTTTAGAAAGTGTTTAA
- a CDS encoding response regulator, with product MAAKKNKAILCVDDDPMILMSLKLQLTQSFDGQFIIETAESGEEALELIDFLGGRDIDTLLIISDWLMPKMKGDELLVKIKDRFPKVGQIMLSGQAQNEAVQNAFKNSNLKYFISKPWNKQDLVDKVNEILKS from the coding sequence ATGGCAGCTAAAAAAAACAAAGCAATTCTCTGTGTAGATGATGATCCAATGATATTGATGAGTCTCAAATTGCAGCTTACTCAAAGTTTTGATGGTCAGTTTATCATAGAAACAGCAGAAAGTGGAGAAGAAGCTTTAGAGCTTATAGACTTTTTGGGAGGAAGAGATATTGATACACTTCTAATTATTAGCGACTGGCTGATGCCAAAAATGAAAGGTGATGAGCTTTTAGTAAAAATAAAAGATCGTTTTCCGAAAGTAGGACAAATTATGCTTTCAGGACAAGCTCAAAATGAAGCCGTACAAAATGCGTTTAAAAACTCCAATCTAAAATATTTTATTTCTAAGCCATGGAACAAACAAGATTTGGTTGATAAAGTGAATGAAATACTAAAAAGTTAA
- a CDS encoding PAS domain-containing protein, translating to MKPLTNPRDKKPTIYTLELETYLSNVQNKADKISDRFVVMFFILGLCLAPVYGTWTFTIANSIIIAGLYAIARFVLNNKFHARMIISVVYAVFMLQFIGQMHGMAEAHFFFFINIALLIIYQDWRIMIPYTFLAIGHHSILAILQANATDLRFLDGINLGNYFIGFSGRTIEGETVPYITTFQLFFHFGLASMMGFVCGWWAVIFRENSIKLMEKQFETQAQNEELRSSEEELRQNSEELQSTNDQMFVIQREIEEKQKLLNRAEKLVGLASYEIDLVTQKLTHSDNLPFIYGESQLNDVQKVIEIAHPEDADTVVNTLKQAVKGEIENYDICYRSKGTNFKEYKYYRAVGELIYDQIGNPEKLLGTVQDITETKQREEDNQLLRTLINNTSDAVQVASTEGNFIYMNDVGRSRLGLLGKDITNYTTADIESVFKEKGAWQKHVEEVKTVDTFILQSTNLDKKTNREFPVEVSIKYTEINNKGFMVAVSRDITEQQKREQEIKEQNNKLQASEEELRQNYEELQTTQEELHFQTQRLEQIFDGVPAMIYQFKLEKNGHMSFPVVSKGSELVYGLSPQVIMNDATSVISSIHEDDRLLFQHSLGESAQNMTDWKADLRAVINGKQYWIRGNSKPKKQEDGSIIWSGIVQEITQYKELEQEIQAKNQELQASEEELQQNYEELQTTQELINNAFSELDAQFIAISTTLGYVEMNTDRKIERVNQLFADWLGYSVEELQGHRHAELIPDTSEDKEKYEKLWQTLEKGETFTDVFKRKNKEGKEVWLYGAYCPVKNKEGQVVKIIKVASNYNDQKDFEDKIKATNNRLQNLIENVGDLVFLLDSDLVFKQYYASSDKDLALEPENFLNKKITEVGFPEKPLHHIITALQKALKNKEKATAEYKLELFHGDEWFSLIASPILNQQEEVEDILCVTRNITYIKKTEIAVQEQNQLLSQQKENIESAFNELQTTQSQLIQSEKMASLGQLVANIAHEINTPLGAIRSSAISIEDILQETLPTLPKFLKTLDDATLHNFNEFVRLSSQKSDILSSREKRTIKYNLVEEFEEFQLDDVNEFADRIVDMNMYEEKALFIPFLKNENAKEIFQIAYQLSTIVRSNRTVKTATDRAAKIVFALKNFARQDQTGQKSVVNINESLETTLTLYHNQIKHGIDVTRDLGEIPEFMGYPDELVQVWTNIIHNALQAMKNNGRLFIQSSLEKDNVLVTIQDNGGGIPKAVQDRVFDAFFTTKQAGQGSGLGLDITKKIVEKHNGKIWFETLEGIGTTFFIQLPLS from the coding sequence ATGAAACCATTGACAAATCCTCGTGATAAAAAACCAACCATCTATACCTTAGAGTTGGAAACCTACTTATCCAATGTACAAAATAAGGCTGATAAAATATCAGATAGATTTGTGGTAATGTTTTTTATTTTAGGTTTATGTCTTGCTCCTGTGTATGGTACATGGACATTCACAATTGCTAACAGCATTATTATAGCAGGACTTTATGCGATAGCTCGTTTTGTTTTAAATAATAAATTTCATGCTCGCATGATTATTAGTGTAGTCTATGCAGTTTTTATGCTGCAATTTATTGGACAGATGCACGGAATGGCAGAAGCTCATTTTTTCTTTTTCATTAATATTGCCCTTCTGATTATTTATCAAGATTGGCGTATTATGATTCCTTACACCTTTCTTGCTATTGGTCATCATAGCATACTGGCTATTCTTCAAGCTAATGCGACTGATTTGAGATTCTTAGATGGAATAAATCTAGGTAATTATTTTATTGGTTTTTCAGGGCGTACAATTGAAGGCGAAACTGTACCTTATATTACTACTTTTCAATTGTTCTTTCATTTTGGACTCGCTTCCATGATGGGATTTGTTTGTGGTTGGTGGGCTGTTATTTTTAGAGAAAACAGCATTAAACTGATGGAAAAACAGTTTGAGACACAAGCACAAAATGAAGAATTACGCTCATCAGAGGAAGAATTACGTCAAAACTCAGAAGAACTACAGAGTACAAATGACCAAATGTTTGTTATTCAAAGAGAAATAGAAGAAAAACAAAAACTATTGAATAGAGCTGAAAAGTTAGTAGGATTAGCAAGCTACGAAATTGATTTGGTTACTCAAAAACTCACTCATTCTGATAATTTGCCTTTTATCTATGGAGAAAGTCAATTAAACGATGTGCAAAAAGTTATCGAAATTGCTCATCCAGAAGATGCTGATACAGTGGTTAATACATTAAAACAAGCTGTCAAAGGTGAAATAGAAAATTATGATATTTGCTATCGTTCGAAAGGAACAAATTTTAAAGAATATAAATATTATAGAGCCGTTGGAGAACTTATATATGACCAAATAGGTAACCCTGAAAAACTTCTAGGTACTGTGCAAGATATTACAGAAACAAAGCAAAGAGAAGAAGATAATCAGCTTTTAAGAACATTAATTAATAATACGTCTGATGCTGTACAAGTGGCTTCTACTGAGGGAAATTTTATTTATATGAATGATGTAGGAAGGAGTAGACTTGGATTATTAGGTAAAGACATTACAAATTATACGACAGCCGATATTGAGTCGGTCTTTAAAGAAAAAGGAGCTTGGCAAAAACATGTAGAAGAAGTGAAAACTGTCGATACATTTATTTTGCAAAGCACAAATTTGGATAAGAAGACAAACAGAGAGTTTCCTGTTGAGGTCTCTATAAAATATACAGAAATCAATAATAAAGGATTTATGGTAGCTGTATCTAGAGATATAACTGAACAGCAAAAAAGAGAACAAGAAATAAAAGAACAAAATAATAAATTACAAGCCTCTGAAGAAGAATTAAGACAAAATTATGAAGAGCTTCAAACCACACAAGAAGAATTGCATTTTCAAACGCAACGTTTAGAACAGATTTTTGATGGTGTTCCTGCTATGATTTATCAATTTAAACTAGAAAAAAATGGGCATATGTCTTTTCCTGTTGTGAGCAAAGGTTCAGAGTTAGTGTATGGATTATCTCCTCAAGTAATTATGAATGATGCAACTTCTGTTATTTCATCTATTCATGAGGACGATAGATTACTTTTTCAACATAGTTTGGGAGAGTCTGCACAAAACATGACCGATTGGAAAGCTGATTTGCGTGCTGTAATCAATGGTAAACAATATTGGATAAGAGGAAATTCAAAGCCTAAAAAGCAAGAAGACGGAAGTATTATTTGGAGTGGAATTGTGCAAGAAATAACTCAATACAAAGAATTAGAACAGGAAATTCAAGCTAAAAATCAAGAACTACAAGCATCAGAAGAGGAGTTGCAGCAAAATTATGAAGAACTTCAAACTACACAAGAACTTATAAATAATGCTTTCTCAGAACTTGATGCTCAGTTTATAGCTATAAGCACAACACTTGGCTATGTAGAAATGAATACAGACCGAAAAATAGAACGAGTAAATCAATTATTTGCTGATTGGTTGGGGTATTCTGTTGAAGAATTACAAGGACACAGACATGCTGAGCTTATTCCAGATACATCAGAAGACAAAGAAAAATATGAAAAACTTTGGCAAACCCTTGAAAAAGGAGAAACTTTTACAGATGTTTTTAAACGAAAAAATAAAGAAGGAAAAGAAGTTTGGCTCTATGGTGCATATTGCCCAGTCAAAAATAAAGAAGGTCAGGTAGTAAAAATTATTAAAGTAGCTTCAAACTATAATGACCAAAAAGACTTTGAAGATAAAATTAAAGCGACTAACAATAGACTACAAAATCTTATCGAAAATGTAGGTGATTTAGTATTTTTATTAGATAGTGATTTAGTATTTAAGCAATACTATGCTTCATCTGATAAAGATTTAGCCTTAGAGCCTGAAAATTTCCTAAACAAGAAAATTACAGAAGTTGGCTTTCCTGAAAAACCGTTACATCATATTATCACAGCTTTACAGAAAGCTCTTAAAAATAAGGAAAAAGCAACTGCTGAGTACAAACTTGAATTATTTCATGGTGATGAGTGGTTTAGTTTGATAGCTTCTCCTATTTTAAACCAACAAGAAGAAGTAGAAGATATTTTGTGTGTAACTCGTAATATCACTTATATTAAAAAAACTGAAATAGCTGTACAAGAACAAAATCAACTTCTTTCGCAGCAGAAAGAAAATATAGAAAGTGCTTTTAACGAACTTCAAACTACTCAAAGCCAACTTATTCAATCTGAAAAAATGGCAAGTTTGGGACAGCTTGTTGCTAATATTGCCCACGAAATTAATACACCTCTAGGTGCAATTCGTTCTTCGGCTATTAGTATTGAAGATATTCTACAAGAAACATTGCCTACTCTACCAAAATTTTTGAAAACGTTAGATGATGCTACTCTTCATAATTTTAATGAGTTTGTAAGGCTATCTTCTCAAAAATCTGATATACTTTCTAGTAGAGAAAAACGAACAATAAAATATAATTTGGTAGAAGAATTTGAAGAATTTCAACTAGATGATGTAAATGAATTTGCTGACAGAATTGTCGACATGAATATGTATGAAGAAAAAGCATTATTTATTCCTTTTCTAAAAAACGAAAATGCAAAAGAAATTTTCCAAATAGCTTATCAGCTTTCTACCATTGTGAGAAGTAATAGAACTGTCAAAACAGCAACAGACAGAGCTGCAAAAATTGTTTTTGCTCTCAAAAATTTTGCTCGTCAAGACCAAACAGGACAAAAATCAGTAGTTAATATTAATGAAAGTCTTGAAACAACACTTACTCTCTATCACAATCAAATCAAACATGGTATTGATGTTACTCGTGATTTAGGGGAAATTCCTGAATTTATGGGTTATCCTGATGAACTTGTACAGGTTTGGACAAATATTATTCATAATGCACTACAAGCTATGAAAAATAATGGTAGGTTATTTATTCAGTCAAGCCTAGAGAAAGATAATGTTTTAGTAACTATCCAAGATAACGGTGGAGGTATTCCTAAAGCAGTTCAAGACCGTGTCTTTGATGCTTTCTTTACTACCAAACAAGCAGGACAAGGCAGTGGTCTAGGGCTAGATATTACTAAAAAAATTGTAGAAAAACACAATGGAAAAATTTGGTTCGAAACCTTAGAAGGAATCGGAACAACATTTTTCATCCAACTTCCTCTTAGTTAA
- a CDS encoding redoxin domain-containing protein, translating into MQKIKNTKWFQRLALATCLGLIGAVFASFWWQEWQYLLPTPIPEGYQDVFVGKQIPQKVLLQFSEFQKNNKQETTQKPIFLHFFSPFCPCSKFNIAHINYLVERYGEQVHFYAIIFNDSEYDMEFIDFSEKYNISIPTILDKKNMIASSCGVYATPQAAIITSEGKLFYKGNYNVSRYCNNRDTNFAEQALGALLEGKNPPDFGELATKAYGCELPEDYFK; encoded by the coding sequence ATGCAAAAAATAAAAAACACCAAATGGTTTCAACGTTTGGCATTGGCAACCTGTCTTGGTCTTATAGGTGCTGTTTTTGCTTCTTTTTGGTGGCAAGAATGGCAGTATTTACTCCCTACTCCTATTCCTGAAGGTTATCAAGATGTTTTTGTAGGCAAACAAATTCCTCAAAAAGTTTTACTTCAATTTTCTGAATTTCAAAAAAATAACAAACAAGAGACTACACAGAAACCTATCTTTCTGCACTTTTTTAGTCCTTTTTGTCCTTGTTCGAAGTTTAATATTGCTCATATTAACTATCTTGTTGAAAGATATGGAGAACAAGTACACTTTTATGCTATTATTTTTAATGATTCAGAATACGATATGGAATTTATTGATTTTTCAGAAAAATATAATATTTCTATTCCTACTATTTTAGATAAAAAAAATATGATTGCTTCTTCTTGTGGAGTTTATGCAACCCCTCAAGCTGCCATTATTACATCAGAAGGCAAATTATTCTATAAAGGAAATTATAATGTTAGTAGATATTGTAATAATAGAGATACAAATTTTGCTGAACAAGCTCTAGGTGCATTATTGGAAGGAAAAAATCCTCCTGACTTTGGAGAACTAGCTACTAAAGCATATGGCTGTGAGCTTCCAGAAGACTATTTTAAGTAA
- a CDS encoding PIN domain-containing protein: protein MEIYGYEFESQEEKQLIDSFFEGLEIVEVNREIAEQVIIYRKNKNKKIKLPDAIILATAKYLNTELITDDWDDFQNINNSITVSNIDNFKK, encoded by the coding sequence ATGGAGATTTATGGCTATGAATTTGAAAGTCAAGAGGAAAAACAGTTGATAGATTCTTTTTTTGAAGGATTAGAAATTGTGGAGGTAAATAGAGAAATAGCAGAACAAGTAATTATCTATCGCAAGAATAAAAATAAGAAAATCAAATTACCTGATGCTATTATTTTAGCTACTGCAAAATACCTAAATACAGAGTTGATAACAGATGATTGGGATGATTTTCAAAATATAAATAATTCAATTACTGTTTCTAACATAGATAATTTTAAAAAGTAG
- a CDS encoding PadR family transcriptional regulator, translating to MNEFLDKWKSQVKKGTLSFIVLNAISKKELYGYELIEIIKQSTAIEIAEGTLYPLMNRLSKEGLTTSKWVEQESGIPRKYYLITLEGKVTLKEMRNYWNELQESITKITSHEI from the coding sequence TTGAATGAATTTTTAGACAAATGGAAATCACAAGTCAAAAAGGGAACACTTTCCTTTATTGTCTTAAATGCCATCAGTAAAAAAGAATTGTATGGCTACGAATTAATCGAAATTATAAAGCAATCTACTGCCATTGAAATAGCAGAAGGGACTTTATATCCTTTGATGAATCGATTAAGTAAAGAAGGCTTAACCACTTCAAAATGGGTGGAACAAGAATCGGGCATTCCTCGCAAGTATTATCTAATTACCCTAGAAGGTAAAGTTACTTTAAAGGAAATGCGTAACTATTGGAACGAGCTACAAGAATCAATCACTAAAATAACTAGCCATGAAATTTAA
- a CDS encoding serine hydrolase domain-containing protein: MKTLITLVLLLVSTSLFAQNNIITSDKQKQIVEYINHFETNKQLMGNVSIFEDGKEIINKTFGDKNNTDTTKYTIGSITKMFTAVLFAQLSEKKKIDLNEKLSNYFPQIPNAKEISIKQMLNHTSGLQDYVVKQDTLYTWLFEPVKHEDIMTEIIRQGSAFAAGDTVSYSNGAYYLLARILEQKYQKKYKEIIAKNIIKPLHLKNTISIDEENNYLNSARSYQKKNGEWQEIADFYFPNVSGVGGIISNTHDLNVFVQALFSEKLIKLSTLKNMLPVDKDWFGMGVMKVPFYEHIAYGHGGDTFGTHSVMSYNSKNKLAISYIINGENYPTNNFAVGLLSIIYDKKFNLPEFKEYIPEKNLLELYQGTYGAEVFPIKIKIYLEENELKAKGEGQPSFTLTAIEKNIFEFAQAGLQIEFKPYENKLILKQGGQVFELKK; encoded by the coding sequence ATGAAAACCTTAATCACATTGGTGCTTTTACTAGTAAGCACAAGTTTATTTGCACAAAACAACATTATTACCTCTGATAAACAGAAACAAATTGTAGAGTATATCAACCATTTTGAAACCAACAAACAATTGATGGGAAATGTATCTATTTTTGAAGATGGAAAAGAGATTATCAACAAAACATTTGGAGATAAAAATAATACAGATACGACAAAATATACAATTGGGTCAATAACAAAGATGTTTACGGCTGTACTTTTTGCTCAACTGTCTGAAAAGAAGAAAATTGACTTAAATGAAAAATTGAGCAATTATTTTCCTCAAATTCCAAATGCAAAAGAGATAAGCATCAAGCAAATGCTTAACCATACAAGTGGGCTACAGGATTATGTAGTAAAACAAGATACTTTATACACTTGGCTTTTCGAACCTGTAAAACATGAAGATATAATGACCGAGATTATTCGTCAAGGTTCTGCTTTTGCTGCTGGCGATACAGTTAGTTATTCGAATGGAGCATATTATCTTTTAGCACGAATTTTAGAACAGAAATACCAAAAAAAGTATAAAGAAATAATAGCTAAGAATATTATTAAGCCATTACATCTCAAAAATACAATTAGTATTGATGAAGAAAATAATTATCTAAATTCTGCGAGATCTTACCAAAAGAAAAATGGAGAATGGCAAGAAATAGCAGATTTTTATTTTCCAAATGTTTCTGGAGTGGGAGGTATTATCTCTAACACACATGATTTGAATGTATTTGTACAAGCATTATTTTCAGAAAAATTAATCAAATTATCTACACTAAAAAACATGCTACCTGTTGATAAGGATTGGTTTGGAATGGGAGTTATGAAAGTTCCTTTTTATGAACATATTGCTTATGGTCATGGAGGAGATACCTTTGGAACGCACTCAGTAATGTCTTACAATTCAAAAAATAAACTAGCTATAAGTTATATCATAAATGGTGAAAATTATCCAACAAATAATTTTGCAGTGGGTTTATTGAGTATTATCTATGACAAAAAATTTAACCTGCCTGAGTTTAAAGAATACATACCTGAAAAGAATCTTTTAGAATTATATCAAGGAACATATGGTGCAGAGGTTTTTCCTATAAAAATTAAAATCTATTTAGAGGAAAATGAATTAAAGGCAAAAGGAGAAGGTCAACCTTCTTTTACTTTGACTGCCATCGAAAAAAACATTTTTGAATTCGCTCAAGCAGGACTACAAATAGAATTTAAACCTTATGAAAATAAACTTATTTTAAAACAAGGAGGACAAGTTTTTGAACTGAAAAAATAA